Proteins from one Prevotella sp. E2-28 genomic window:
- a CDS encoding two-component regulator propeller domain-containing protein, with protein MKRAILLLLTSVLLSGLSFAQTGYFIPSDRYSSSLISDLCQDSQGSLWIATDYGLNRFDGYRFQTFLHSESDPNSIAVNVVVSLFTDRNGRLWVGTNHGLSRFDSDTETFVNYKFPTDILPRVSDVIQRKDGTLLVGTDGYGLFSLKNDSLQPFVFDSREMYFTHIFEDSRGRLWKAGFDETIVMYDGKKVTRFKSQVGNPQGFVECDGELLITCLHGFMSYRDGKMAVANIDISQAVSREAVFTSVSLSENNNIYIGTRGQGLYRLAFDGTRRLVRVDIDAYGIDLNTARVNCIFFDRSGNMWLGCHRKGLLMMPLRPMAFKNWSFQSQGVNLGSTISSVCEGDNGMIWCTVQGVGVYGFDKNGHVVAHPASPDAVEFIFRDNQKRYWVGTDDGLFAYDPLTGRYQLKVTFECDKFNDMTSGSDGRIYISTYSRGFCVYDPKTESLRNYNFYQGDSINGGLCNNWIQGMATDTQGLLWMATTSGVSCFNPATGSFLSQGWNSLLYNVGCFDVCELHSGQLVDGRQLRGCIAIGTEQGLYLYDRQSRKVERFPGSEQLNNKAISYIVQSNNGDLWCSTSQGIWQYQLSTHSFIGFVGGNGLTQKEYLYGIGMHTDEDRIFFAHSDGLTTFMPKNIKGDGSSLAPLHLTGVLVGGQAVTCQTVLNGIRVTDKPVWESDHFTLSYLDHTITLGFSQMNFDNPMNVIFEYRVDDGDWIRNPVGVNEFTLSHLQPGTYRIHVRALLGNEYTPEKVVMLTVRAPWYRTKLARFIYVALFLALAIFVFINYRRRAAEQMNEEKMKFLINATHDIRSPLTLIMSPLANLKRRLSDTEHTDALRDIDTIEHNAKRILDLVNQILDVRKIDKQQLYLRCQQTDMVQLVNGICKMFEYNAGERNITFRFNHEDEQLDAWVDRSQFDKVITNLLSNAFKYSFDGGTIEVNLKHDEKKLILQVVDNGVGLDSDSLKHIFDRFYQGTNSYRLHIDGTGIGLNLCKMIVDMHHGTIEARNRQGEKGSVFEVCLPLGKAHFTEEELVQDEVETQQQVSANNQRPATNKHRVLVVDDDAEICRYISTELSRYYKFNTSPNGKEGLKELLTGEYDLVVSDVMMPEMDGFTMLRMIKTNVNISHIPVVMLTSKADVANRLEGLERGADAFLAKPFDLEELHMVIENLIQSRQRLKGKYSGAQQQVDKLEQPEVKGNDELLMERIMKAVNKNLSNSDFNVDMLTQEVGISRAQLHRKMKDMTGISTSEFIRNIRLEQAARLLREQKINVTQVAYTVGFSNLAHFSTIFRKHFGVAPSEYAEKGGAEPEQEE; from the coding sequence ATGAAACGTGCCATTTTATTATTACTAACGTCAGTTCTCCTTTCTGGGTTGTCTTTTGCTCAGACTGGATATTTTATACCTTCCGACCGTTATTCCAGCAGTCTTATTTCAGATTTGTGTCAAGATAGTCAAGGTTCTTTATGGATTGCAACCGATTATGGTTTGAACCGCTTTGATGGCTATCGCTTCCAGACATTTCTGCATAGCGAATCTGATCCTAATTCTATTGCTGTGAATGTAGTTGTATCGCTATTTACTGATCGTAATGGGCGTTTATGGGTAGGAACCAATCATGGTTTAAGTCGTTTTGATTCTGACACAGAGACATTTGTAAATTATAAATTCCCAACAGACATTCTTCCTCGAGTTTCTGATGTCATCCAGCGTAAGGATGGTACTTTGTTGGTAGGAACAGATGGCTATGGGCTTTTCTCATTGAAGAATGACAGCCTTCAGCCATTCGTTTTTGATTCGAGGGAGATGTATTTCACTCATATCTTTGAAGATAGTCGGGGTCGTCTTTGGAAAGCAGGTTTTGATGAAACCATTGTGATGTACGATGGTAAGAAAGTGACTCGTTTTAAGTCTCAAGTGGGCAATCCTCAAGGCTTTGTAGAGTGTGATGGTGAGTTATTGATTACCTGTTTGCATGGTTTTATGTCTTATCGTGATGGTAAGATGGCTGTTGCTAATATTGATATCAGTCAGGCTGTATCCCGTGAAGCCGTTTTTACCAGTGTATCACTTAGTGAGAACAATAATATATATATAGGTACACGCGGACAAGGCCTTTATCGTCTGGCTTTCGATGGCACTCGCCGTTTGGTGCGTGTTGATATTGACGCTTATGGTATTGACCTAAATACAGCTAGGGTAAACTGCATCTTCTTCGATCGTAGTGGTAATATGTGGCTGGGCTGTCATCGCAAGGGCCTCCTGATGATGCCTTTGCGGCCTATGGCCTTTAAGAACTGGAGCTTCCAGTCTCAGGGTGTTAATCTGGGTTCTACTATATCCTCTGTTTGTGAGGGTGATAATGGTATGATATGGTGTACTGTACAGGGCGTGGGCGTCTATGGGTTCGATAAGAATGGCCATGTGGTAGCTCATCCTGCTTCGCCTGATGCTGTCGAGTTTATCTTCCGTGATAATCAGAAACGTTATTGGGTGGGTACTGATGATGGTCTTTTTGCCTATGATCCCCTTACTGGCCGTTATCAGTTGAAAGTTACCTTCGAGTGTGATAAGTTCAATGATATGACCAGCGGTTCTGATGGTCGCATCTATATTTCCACTTATTCTCGTGGTTTCTGTGTGTATGATCCTAAGACGGAAAGTCTGCGCAATTACAATTTCTACCAGGGAGACTCTATCAATGGTGGACTTTGTAACAACTGGATTCAGGGTATGGCAACTGACACTCAGGGCTTACTTTGGATGGCTACCACGTCAGGTGTGTCTTGTTTTAACCCTGCTACAGGCAGTTTCCTGTCTCAAGGCTGGAATTCTCTACTATATAATGTAGGATGTTTCGATGTCTGTGAGTTGCATAGTGGTCAGTTGGTCGATGGTCGTCAGCTTCGTGGTTGTATAGCCATTGGCACGGAGCAGGGGCTTTACCTTTACGATCGCCAATCGCGTAAGGTGGAGCGCTTCCCTGGTAGTGAGCAACTGAATAACAAGGCTATCAGCTATATCGTTCAGTCAAATAATGGTGACCTTTGGTGCTCTACGTCTCAGGGCATCTGGCAATATCAGCTCAGCACTCATTCTTTCATAGGTTTCGTTGGTGGCAACGGCTTAACCCAGAAAGAATATCTCTATGGTATAGGTATGCATACTGATGAAGATCGTATCTTCTTTGCCCATAGCGATGGTTTGACTACTTTCATGCCAAAGAATATCAAGGGTGATGGCTCTTCGCTGGCTCCTCTTCATTTGACTGGTGTCCTTGTAGGTGGTCAGGCAGTAACCTGCCAGACGGTGCTCAATGGTATCCGTGTTACCGATAAGCCCGTATGGGAGAGTGATCATTTCACGCTTAGTTACCTGGATCATACTATTACGCTGGGCTTCTCACAGATGAACTTCGATAATCCAATGAATGTTATCTTTGAATATCGTGTAGATGATGGTGATTGGATACGAAACCCAGTGGGTGTCAACGAATTCACGCTGAGCCATCTTCAGCCAGGCACTTATCGTATTCATGTGCGTGCCTTGCTGGGTAATGAGTACACACCAGAGAAAGTGGTGATGCTTACTGTCCGTGCTCCTTGGTATCGCACGAAGTTGGCTCGATTCATTTATGTAGCATTGTTCCTGGCGCTTGCTATCTTCGTGTTTATCAACTATCGTCGTCGTGCTGCAGAGCAGATGAACGAGGAGAAGATGAAGTTCCTGATTAATGCAACCCATGATATCCGCTCGCCGCTGACTCTCATTATGAGCCCGCTGGCAAATTTGAAGCGTCGCTTGAGTGATACAGAACATACTGATGCTTTGCGTGATATCGATACAATAGAGCATAATGCTAAGCGTATTCTGGATTTGGTGAACCAGATTCTGGATGTACGTAAGATTGACAAACAGCAGTTGTACCTTCGTTGCCAGCAGACGGATATGGTACAGCTCGTCAATGGCATTTGTAAAATGTTTGAGTATAATGCTGGCGAGCGTAACATCACCTTCCGTTTCAATCATGAAGATGAGCAACTGGATGCGTGGGTTGATCGCAGTCAGTTTGACAAGGTGATAACCAATCTGCTGTCTAATGCCTTCAAGTACAGTTTTGATGGCGGAACGATAGAGGTAAACCTGAAACATGACGAGAAGAAGCTCATTCTGCAGGTTGTTGATAATGGCGTAGGACTTGATAGCGACAGCTTGAAGCATATTTTCGACCGCTTCTATCAGGGAACCAACTCTTATCGCCTGCATATTGACGGCACAGGTATTGGTCTTAACCTCTGTAAGATGATTGTAGATATGCATCATGGTACTATCGAGGCTCGCAATCGTCAGGGAGAGAAGGGCTCTGTCTTCGAGGTCTGCCTGCCTTTGGGTAAGGCTCATTTCACAGAAGAAGAACTTGTTCAGGATGAAGTTGAAACCCAGCAGCAGGTATCTGCTAATAACCAGCGCCCAGCAACCAATAAGCATCGTGTGCTCGTGGTTGATGATGATGCCGAGATTTGCCGTTATATCTCTACTGAGCTGAGCCGTTATTATAAGTTTAATACCAGTCCTAATGGTAAGGAAGGCCTGAAAGAATTGCTTACAGGCGAGTACGACCTCGTGGTGAGCGATGTGATGATGCCCGAGATGGACGGCTTCACAATGCTTCGCATGATTAAGACTAACGTCAACATTTCCCATATCCCTGTGGTAATGCTTACGTCGAAGGCCGATGTGGCAAATCGTTTGGAGGGTCTTGAGCGAGGTGCTGATGCCTTCTTGGCTAAGCCGTTTGACTTGGAGGAGCTCCATATGGTTATCGAGAACCTTATTCAGAGCCGCCAGCGTCTGAAGGGTAAGTATAGTGGCGCCCAGCAGCAGGTTGACAAATTGGAGCAGCCTGAGGTGAAGGGTAATGACGAATTACTCATGGAACGTATTATGAAGGCTGTGAACAAGAATCTGTCGAATAGCGACTTCAATGTTGATATGTTGACGCAGGAAGTAGGTATCAGTCGTGCTCAGTTGCATCGTAAGATGAAGGATATGACAGGTATCTCTACCTCAGAGTTCATCCGCAACATTCGTTTGGAGCAGGCAGCACGCCTGTTGCGTGAGCAGAAAATCAATGTCACGCAGGTTGCTTATACTGTCGGATTCTCAAATCTTGCACATTTCTCAACCATCTTCCGCAAGCATTTCGGTGTTGCACCGTCGGAATATGCTGAGAAGGGTGGCGCAGAACCAGAACAAGAAGAGTAG
- a CDS encoding RagB/SusD family nutrient uptake outer membrane protein gives MNIKINNKWMIGVGCLLMATSAMFTSCSDLMETDSELVEYEKDNHLDSPSDTVYSVMGIIYKMQAIADRTVLLGELRGDLSTTTASASKDLKNIANFEIDTENAYNRISDYYAIINNCNYYLKNVKKDLVRHDRTVFEHEYAAVKAFRAWTYLQLAQVYGEVPLVTEPLLTEEAAQAAMQQTPEGIVAICNYFIDDLKPYIDTPLPNYGNINEQPSRRFFVPVRPLLGDLCLWAGRYQEAAQYYHDYLALRTNPVTTGIDHAYWRDTDTKEFRNADNNFSFSGSERLCYIPMETGKFYGIKSELNELFNSTTLNNFYAQVTPTKRLADMSYAADYCYVQKNVDGSLDTLYAPKDNLYESEYTGDLRFGTIYSKRVYSVDRFQRESNVLQNINKFSNSGVTLYRTNMLYLRYAEALNRAGCPQSAFAILKYGLYPDMVAKYVDSLEQVKAGSLIDFDVIMFTADNTQGVHSRGCGNAECDTLYRLPMPAPGEAATRQDTIDYQIPLLEDMIINEMALEGAFEGYRYYDLMRVALRRNKPEYLATPISSRDGSENATLKALLMDKKNWYLPRP, from the coding sequence ATGAATATCAAGATAAATAATAAGTGGATGATAGGTGTTGGTTGCTTGTTGATGGCTACCAGTGCTATGTTTACTTCCTGCTCTGATTTGATGGAGACCGATAGTGAATTGGTGGAGTATGAGAAGGACAATCATCTGGACTCACCCTCCGATACGGTTTATAGTGTGATGGGTATCATCTATAAGATGCAGGCAATAGCCGATCGTACTGTTTTGCTGGGTGAGTTGCGAGGCGATCTGAGTACGACGACAGCATCGGCATCTAAAGATCTGAAGAATATCGCCAATTTCGAGATTGATACCGAAAATGCCTACAATCGTATTAGCGACTACTATGCCATCATTAATAACTGCAACTATTACTTGAAGAATGTCAAGAAGGACTTGGTTCGCCATGACCGTACGGTGTTCGAGCATGAATATGCTGCTGTGAAGGCTTTCCGCGCTTGGACATATTTACAATTGGCGCAGGTTTATGGTGAGGTGCCTCTGGTTACAGAACCTCTGCTTACAGAGGAGGCTGCTCAGGCTGCCATGCAGCAGACACCAGAAGGAATAGTTGCTATCTGTAATTATTTCATTGATGACCTGAAGCCTTATATTGATACGCCGTTGCCCAACTATGGTAATATCAACGAACAGCCGTCAAGGAGATTCTTCGTTCCTGTTCGCCCGTTGTTAGGTGACCTCTGTCTTTGGGCTGGTCGCTATCAGGAAGCAGCACAGTATTATCATGACTATCTGGCTCTGCGTACTAATCCTGTGACTACAGGTATAGATCATGCCTATTGGAGGGATACCGATACGAAGGAATTCCGTAATGCAGATAATAATTTCTCTTTCAGTGGCAGTGAGCGCTTGTGTTATATCCCCATGGAAACAGGTAAGTTCTATGGCATCAAGAGTGAACTTAATGAGTTGTTCAATTCTACAACACTCAACAACTTCTATGCTCAGGTAACGCCAACAAAGCGTTTGGCTGACATGTCTTATGCTGCCGATTACTGCTATGTACAGAAAAATGTAGATGGCTCTCTTGACACGCTCTATGCTCCCAAGGATAATCTGTATGAGAGTGAATATACTGGTGATTTGCGCTTTGGTACCATTTATTCTAAACGTGTTTATAGCGTAGATCGCTTCCAGCGTGAGTCTAATGTACTCCAGAACATCAATAAGTTCAGTAATAGTGGTGTCACCCTCTATCGCACCAATATGCTCTATCTGCGCTATGCTGAGGCGCTCAATCGCGCAGGCTGTCCCCAGTCGGCATTCGCTATCCTGAAATATGGTCTCTATCCTGATATGGTAGCCAAGTATGTTGACAGTCTGGAGCAGGTGAAGGCTGGTTCTCTGATTGATTTTGATGTAATCATGTTTACGGCTGACAATACACAGGGTGTTCATTCACGTGGTTGTGGCAATGCCGAGTGCGACACACTCTACCGATTGCCTATGCCTGCTCCTGGTGAAGCAGCCACTCGTCAGGACACTATCGACTATCAGATTCCTCTGCTTGAGGACATGATTATCAACGAGATGGCATTGGAAGGTGCGTTTGAAGGCTATCGCTACTATGATTTGATGCGTGTTGCCCTGCGTCGTAACAAACCAGAATACCTAGCAACCCCGATTTCTAGTCGTGACGGCTCAGAGAATGCTACATTAAAAGCACTATTAATGGATAAAAAGAACTGGTATTTACCTCGTCCATAA
- a CDS encoding fasciclin domain-containing protein, producing the protein MTTNNIKHLFMAFCVGCGTVALTAACSDWDDHYEEPLTQASGQQTLLQAIQQNKDLSDFHEVLSKTMVIRQHRKTNVSYADLLNDGQTFTVFAPVNGSFNKDSVLALLETDKGDSMVVRSFVGNHLSYSLTNNTETPTDFFLLNSKRATVGNGSVLGVDLAEANVKATGGILHVLKGTLPYRPNLYEVMLNDSRYEKIGEQLSSYEEDEFSPSLSVEGDMVDGEQLYVDSVFIERNRLLERVGGIAYEDSSYLMVVPTAAEWQRVWQEAMDMYRYDATVLGGDSLQRLYANSALLGDAIFSRTIQASQKDSVITYDYNKKYPKYHVFYKPFEEGGIFYGATETQYSNGTLYTTDAWPFTPQTTYQREIRCEGEARGVILENTLSTYSTRQHIADSVSENEYLVIMPEKNTSNWTMTFKLTNTLSGTYDICAVILPQTVYDPNKTDLLPCKFQAEINYVDLDGKAQVFDCGKTKFETDPTKVDTVVIAEDFKFPTCNYGQTNTKITVKLKCSILARERDFSREMLLDCIYLRPKKVKSEE; encoded by the coding sequence ATGACAACGAATAATATCAAACATCTTTTTATGGCATTCTGCGTAGGCTGCGGTACTGTGGCACTGACAGCGGCCTGTAGCGATTGGGACGACCATTATGAGGAGCCCCTTACGCAGGCCAGTGGTCAACAGACCTTGTTGCAGGCCATCCAGCAGAATAAGGACTTGAGCGACTTCCATGAGGTGCTTAGCAAGACGATGGTGATACGTCAGCATCGGAAGACCAACGTGAGTTATGCTGATTTACTCAATGACGGACAGACGTTTACAGTCTTTGCCCCTGTTAATGGGTCTTTCAATAAGGACTCCGTGCTCGCTTTGTTGGAAACGGATAAGGGTGACTCTATGGTGGTGCGCTCGTTCGTGGGCAATCATCTGTCGTATAGCCTGACTAATAATACAGAAACGCCTACAGATTTCTTCCTGCTTAACAGTAAGCGGGCTACCGTAGGCAATGGCTCCGTGCTGGGTGTTGACCTTGCCGAAGCTAATGTGAAGGCAACAGGTGGTATCCTGCATGTATTAAAGGGCACGTTGCCTTATCGTCCCAACCTCTACGAGGTGATGCTTAACGACTCTCGCTATGAGAAGATTGGCGAACAGTTGAGCAGTTACGAGGAGGATGAGTTTAGTCCCAGTCTCTCAGTAGAGGGTGATATGGTCGATGGTGAGCAACTTTATGTTGACTCTGTGTTCATTGAGCGCAACAGGTTGCTGGAGCGTGTGGGCGGAATTGCCTATGAAGACTCGTCATATCTCATGGTAGTGCCAACGGCAGCAGAGTGGCAGCGTGTATGGCAAGAGGCCATGGATATGTATCGCTACGATGCTACCGTCCTTGGTGGTGATTCTTTGCAGCGCCTGTATGCTAATTCCGCCCTGCTGGGTGATGCAATCTTTAGCCGCACTATTCAGGCCAGCCAGAAAGATTCTGTTATTACCTATGATTATAACAAGAAATATCCGAAGTATCATGTGTTCTATAAGCCATTTGAGGAAGGCGGAATATTCTATGGTGCCACGGAAACACAGTATAGTAACGGAACGCTTTATACTACAGATGCTTGGCCTTTCACACCGCAGACCACCTATCAGCGTGAGATTCGTTGCGAGGGTGAGGCAAGGGGCGTGATTCTAGAGAATACACTCTCTACCTATAGCACACGTCAGCATATTGCCGATAGCGTTTCTGAGAATGAGTATCTGGTAATTATGCCTGAGAAGAATACCAGTAACTGGACGATGACATTCAAACTGACTAATACGCTGTCAGGTACCTATGATATCTGTGCCGTCATCTTGCCACAAACAGTTTATGATCCTAATAAGACGGACCTGTTGCCTTGTAAGTTCCAAGCAGAAATCAACTATGTTGACCTTGATGGTAAAGCGCAGGTGTTCGACTGTGGTAAGACGAAGTTTGAAACAGATCCAACAAAAGTGGATACTGTCGTAATAGCCGAGGATTTCAAGTTCCCCACCTGCAACTATGGTCAGACGAACACAAAGATTACGGTGAAATTGAAGTGTAGCATCTTGGCACGTGAAAGGGATTTCTCTCGTGAGATGTTGCTCGACTGCATCTATCTGCGTCCTAAGAAAGTGAAAAGTGAAGAGTGA
- a CDS encoding SusC/RagA family TonB-linked outer membrane protein, whose amino-acid sequence MKTAIYNKIKGVVKGLLPVYLFTFLPLSVMAQDMKTVSGYVIDAATGKPLPGVIVEAYGNHRYTAMTDELGAYELKVPEYVSSVSMRVEGYQLLQKAIRTDIDKTNGQLYPNTFSSIYERTTESSSSRRAEKFDNTAQLSIDPLVAEQLGADIHSVARSGQLGIGNTMFMNGLTSLQTNAQPLIVIDGVITDMQNDRQMLHQGYYNNILANLNVNDIESVTVLKNGTAIYGAKAAGGVILIKTKRNKSMATKIDVNINGQFMLQPTLPKMMGAEQYRLYATEMLGGLTDNVQTMEFVNADPTNFYYKTYHNNTDWTKEVYHNTFVSNYGINVQGGDDVANYNLSVGYSFGEATQRGNDFSRFNMRLNTDIHVFRGLDVRFDAAYSDVTRDLRDDGAPADLTTGTITSPGFLSLVKSPFLAPYAYDVNGLQSRYLSEADNYLVKAFGYGSELLQKDNIDYVKGVSLANPVGILKLGDGENRNEAGNRMVAFSITPRYQFNGHLSLQEHFNFTLVNTNENYYLPREGTPPFILIANSDDQAENMAQSMAARQNAILSDTRLMWNNRYGAHKIDIFGGVRYQTNKYKLTAQRGYDTGNDKYPSTGNTNSKYRTTWGADDKTRELTWYAQADYNWAEKYYLEAGFSAETSSRFGEDADGLKLGGVVWGLFPSVNAAWVLSNEKWLANVNGIDYLRLNVGFDVTGNDNIDYTASKTYFVANNMLNQKVDGKSIGNIGNTSLKWETTNRLTVGLEGNFINNRLNAHVNYFKGWTKNLLTLRQLAWTSGLAESWSNDGKLENEGFEVGASMKVLNLKDFTWELGATAGHYVNKITALPNNDKAFETEAYGATILSQVGTAAGVFYGYKTNGVYATQAEADADGYCQVNSRDQKEYFGAGDMRFVDKDNNGIIDDNDRFIIGDPNPDVYGNIYTHFNYKNWSLSAVMRYSLGNDVYNYQRSLLEGGSRFYNQTTAMLSRWTSEGQQTDMPRICYGDPMGNSRFSDRWIEDGSYLRLSNVTLSYAIPIRSTYLQGITLWGGAYNLFTITRYLGSDPDCGVSGDTLLQGIDRGLQANSRSFALGVKVNL is encoded by the coding sequence ATGAAAACAGCAATCTATAATAAGATAAAAGGAGTCGTAAAAGGTCTTTTGCCTGTTTACCTCTTTACCTTTTTACCTTTGTCGGTAATGGCTCAAGATATGAAGACCGTGAGCGGTTATGTGATTGATGCTGCTACGGGAAAACCGTTGCCAGGTGTCATCGTTGAGGCTTACGGCAACCACCGTTACACAGCCATGACCGATGAATTGGGTGCTTATGAGTTGAAAGTACCTGAGTATGTAAGCAGTGTGAGTATGCGTGTGGAAGGTTATCAACTTCTGCAGAAGGCTATTCGTACTGATATCGATAAGACCAATGGTCAACTTTATCCAAACACGTTTAGTTCGATTTACGAGCGTACTACAGAGTCGTCCTCTAGCCGTCGTGCTGAGAAATTCGATAATACGGCACAGTTGAGTATCGACCCGTTGGTGGCTGAGCAGTTGGGTGCTGATATCCACTCAGTTGCCCGCAGTGGTCAGTTGGGCATTGGTAACACCATGTTTATGAATGGTCTGACCAGTCTTCAGACGAATGCCCAGCCGCTGATAGTCATTGATGGCGTTATCACTGATATGCAGAACGACCGTCAGATGTTGCACCAGGGTTATTACAACAATATCCTTGCCAATCTGAATGTCAACGATATTGAGAGCGTAACAGTTTTGAAGAATGGTACGGCCATCTATGGTGCTAAGGCTGCCGGTGGCGTCATCCTTATCAAAACCAAGCGCAATAAGTCGATGGCTACTAAGATCGACGTCAATATCAATGGTCAGTTCATGCTGCAGCCCACTCTGCCGAAGATGATGGGTGCAGAACAGTATCGTCTCTACGCTACCGAGATGTTGGGTGGTTTGACTGATAATGTGCAGACCATGGAGTTCGTGAATGCCGACCCCACCAATTTCTATTACAAGACCTATCACAATAATACCGACTGGACGAAAGAGGTCTATCACAATACTTTCGTTTCTAATTATGGTATTAATGTACAGGGTGGTGACGATGTTGCCAACTATAACCTCTCTGTAGGCTATTCATTTGGTGAGGCTACGCAGCGTGGCAATGACTTCTCACGCTTCAACATGCGATTGAACACCGATATCCATGTGTTCCGTGGACTTGATGTACGTTTTGATGCCGCCTATAGTGATGTGACTCGCGACCTTCGTGATGATGGCGCACCTGCCGATCTCACGACAGGAACAATAACCTCTCCAGGTTTCCTCTCGCTTGTTAAGTCTCCATTCCTAGCTCCCTATGCATATGATGTGAATGGTCTTCAGAGCCGTTATCTGTCAGAAGCTGACAACTATTTGGTAAAAGCTTTTGGTTACGGATCTGAGCTTCTTCAGAAGGATAACATTGACTATGTAAAGGGCGTAAGTCTGGCTAACCCCGTCGGTATCTTGAAACTGGGTGACGGCGAGAACCGTAATGAAGCAGGTAATCGTATGGTGGCATTCAGCATCACACCACGTTATCAGTTTAATGGTCACCTCTCTTTGCAGGAACACTTCAACTTTACACTCGTTAATACCAACGAGAACTACTATCTGCCACGTGAGGGAACACCGCCATTTATCCTGATTGCAAATAGTGATGATCAGGCTGAAAATATGGCACAGAGTATGGCTGCCCGCCAGAATGCAATCTTGAGTGACACCCGTCTGATGTGGAACAACCGTTATGGTGCTCATAAGATTGATATTTTCGGAGGCGTGCGCTATCAGACAAATAAGTATAAACTCACGGCACAGCGTGGTTACGATACTGGTAACGATAAATACCCCAGCACAGGTAATACTAATAGTAAATACCGTACCACCTGGGGCGCTGATGATAAGACCCGTGAACTGACATGGTATGCACAGGCTGACTACAACTGGGCCGAGAAGTATTATCTCGAGGCAGGTTTCTCTGCTGAGACAAGCTCTCGTTTCGGTGAAGATGCCGACGGTTTGAAACTCGGTGGCGTAGTATGGGGGCTCTTCCCCAGTGTCAATGCTGCATGGGTGCTTAGCAATGAGAAGTGGCTTGCCAATGTCAATGGTATCGACTATCTGCGTCTGAATGTTGGTTTCGATGTGACAGGTAACGATAATATTGACTATACAGCTTCGAAGACTTATTTCGTTGCTAACAACATGCTGAACCAGAAAGTTGACGGCAAGTCTATCGGCAATATCGGTAATACCTCGTTGAAATGGGAGACCACCAATCGTCTGACCGTTGGTTTGGAAGGAAACTTCATCAATAACCGTTTGAATGCCCACGTCAACTATTTCAAGGGTTGGACCAAGAACCTGCTTACCCTGCGTCAGTTGGCATGGACCAGTGGCTTGGCTGAGAGCTGGAGTAATGACGGTAAGCTCGAGAACGAAGGTTTTGAGGTTGGAGCTAGTATGAAAGTGCTTAACCTGAAGGACTTTACTTGGGAACTTGGTGCTACAGCCGGTCATTATGTGAATAAGATTACGGCATTACCTAATAACGATAAAGCTTTCGAAACTGAGGCCTATGGCGCAACTATCCTGTCTCAGGTAGGTACAGCCGCTGGCGTGTTCTATGGCTATAAGACCAATGGCGTATATGCTACTCAGGCCGAGGCAGATGCCGATGGCTATTGTCAGGTGAACAGCCGCGACCAGAAAGAGTACTTCGGTGCAGGCGACATGCGTTTCGTAGATAAGGATAATAATGGCATAATTGATGATAACGACCGTTTCATCATTGGTGACCCCAATCCTGATGTCTATGGAAATATTTATACCCACTTCAATTACAAGAATTGGTCTTTGAGTGCTGTCATGCGCTATTCTCTGGGTAATGATGTGTACAACTACCAGCGCTCACTGCTGGAGGGTGGCTCACGTTTCTATAACCAGACTACTGCAATGTTGAGTCGTTGGACCAGTGAGGGACAGCAGACCGATATGCCTCGCATCTGCTATGGCGATCCTATGGGCAATAGCCGTTTTAGCGATCGCTGGATTGAGGATGGCAGCTATCTGCGTCTGAGCAATGTCACTTTGAGTTATGCTATTCCCATTCGTAGCACATACCTGCAGGGTATCACATTGTGGGGTGGTGCATATAATCTCTTCACCATTACTCGCTATTTAGGAAGTGATCCTGATTGTGGCGTCAGCGGTGACACCCTGTTGCAGGGTATAGATCGCGGTCTGCAGGCTAACTCCCGTTCATTTGCACTTGGTGTAAAAGTGAACCTCTAA